The following are encoded in a window of Amycolatopsis lexingtonensis genomic DNA:
- a CDS encoding acyl-CoA dehydrogenase family protein has product MARLAQTAGLTDVQSEILATVRQFVDKEVIPHAQELEHSDTYPADIVEGMKEMGLFGITIPEEYGGLGESLLTYALVVEEIARGWMSVSGVINTHFIVAHMISRHGTEAQKQHFLPRMATGEVRGSFSMSEPDLGSDVAAIKTKAKKTGDGYVIDGSKMWLTNGGSSNLIALLVKTDEGAEKAHQNLTTFLVEKPEGFGEVAPGLTIPGKIDKMGYKGVDTTEAVFDGYEIGADMVLGEAPGKGFAYMMDGVEVGRVNVAARACGIAIRAFELAVEYAQQRKTFGKAIAEHQAVAFKLAEMATKVEAAHLMMVNAARLKDSGERNDVEAGMAKLIASEYCAEVTQDAFRIHGGYGYSKEYEIERLMREAPFLLIGEGTSEIQKTIISRGLLREYKSRS; this is encoded by the coding sequence ATGGCCCGTCTCGCCCAGACCGCCGGCCTCACCGACGTGCAGTCGGAGATCCTCGCGACCGTCCGCCAGTTCGTGGACAAGGAGGTCATCCCGCACGCCCAGGAGCTCGAGCACTCCGACACGTACCCGGCGGACATCGTCGAGGGCATGAAGGAGATGGGCCTGTTCGGGATCACGATCCCGGAGGAGTACGGCGGGCTCGGCGAGTCGCTGCTGACGTACGCGCTGGTCGTCGAGGAGATCGCGCGGGGCTGGATGAGCGTGTCCGGCGTGATCAACACCCACTTCATCGTGGCGCACATGATCTCCCGCCACGGCACCGAAGCGCAGAAGCAGCACTTCCTCCCGCGGATGGCCACCGGCGAGGTCCGCGGCTCGTTCTCGATGTCGGAGCCGGACCTCGGCTCGGACGTCGCCGCGATCAAGACCAAGGCGAAGAAGACCGGCGACGGCTACGTCATCGACGGCTCGAAGATGTGGCTGACCAACGGCGGCTCGTCGAACCTGATCGCGCTGCTGGTCAAGACCGACGAAGGGGCCGAGAAGGCCCACCAGAACCTGACGACGTTCCTGGTCGAGAAGCCGGAGGGCTTCGGCGAGGTGGCGCCCGGCCTGACCATCCCGGGCAAGATCGACAAGATGGGCTACAAGGGCGTCGACACGACCGAAGCGGTCTTCGACGGCTACGAGATCGGCGCGGACATGGTCCTCGGCGAGGCGCCCGGCAAGGGCTTCGCGTACATGATGGACGGTGTCGAGGTCGGCCGCGTGAACGTCGCGGCGCGGGCGTGCGGCATCGCGATCCGCGCGTTCGAGCTGGCGGTGGAGTACGCCCAGCAGCGCAAGACGTTCGGCAAGGCGATCGCCGAGCACCAGGCCGTGGCGTTCAAGCTGGCCGAGATGGCGACGAAGGTCGAAGCGGCCCACCTGATGATGGTGAACGCGGCGCGCCTGAAGGATTCGGGCGAGCGCAACGACGTCGAGGCCGGCATGGCGAAGCTGATCGCTTCGGAGTACTGCGCGGAGGTCACGCAGGACGCGTTCCGCATCCACGGCGGCTACGGGTACTCGAAGGAGTACGAGATCGAGCGCCTGATGCGCGAGGCACCGTTCCTGCTGATCGGCGAGGGCACGAGCGAGATCCAGAAGACGATCATCAGCCGGGGTCTGCTGCGCGAATACAAGTCCCGGTCCTGA
- a CDS encoding DUF4190 domain-containing protein translates to MTYPQDPNNPYGQQYGYQQQPGYPQYPGYPGYPGGMQQPQEGSGLAVGSLVCSILGLVLCFVVGIAGIIMGHIAYGKAKRGIADGQGIALAGIIIGYCAVALNIGLFALFIGIGAFSGWR, encoded by the coding sequence ATGACTTATCCGCAGGACCCGAACAACCCGTACGGCCAGCAGTACGGCTACCAGCAGCAGCCCGGTTACCCGCAGTACCCCGGCTACCCGGGCTACCCCGGCGGGATGCAGCAGCCCCAAGAGGGTTCGGGCCTCGCGGTCGGGTCGCTGGTCTGCTCGATCCTCGGGCTCGTCCTGTGCTTCGTCGTCGGCATCGCGGGCATCATCATGGGCCACATCGCCTACGGCAAGGCCAAGCGCGGCATCGCCGACGGCCAGGGCATCGCGCTGGCGGGGATCATCATCGGCTACTGCGCGGTCGCGCTGAACATCGGGCTGTTCGCCCTCTTCATCGGCATCGGCGCGTTCAGCGGCTGGCGCTAG
- a CDS encoding DUF4190 domain-containing protein — translation MTDPSGDKDTDRPAADPTVAYDPPPPAEPPSYAPAEYDPPAGDATIADTTVADTADTSVADTAAAAAPEQPAPLPPGSFETPAAYIPGTPYAAPGQPQPVYAPPGYPQQPYPQYPSYVTPPQYPQPYGTSARGQDNALAIGALVCSILGFCSFVTAIAGLVMGHIALSKTNRGEAGGRGLATAAVIVGYVVIALWVGFLTTFIILGANGQLT, via the coding sequence ATGACCGACCCGTCCGGGGACAAGGACACCGACCGTCCGGCCGCCGATCCGACCGTGGCCTACGACCCGCCGCCCCCCGCGGAACCGCCGTCCTACGCGCCGGCGGAGTACGACCCGCCCGCGGGCGACGCCACGATCGCCGACACCACGGTCGCGGACACGGCGGACACCAGCGTCGCGGACACCGCGGCCGCCGCCGCACCGGAGCAACCCGCTCCGTTGCCGCCGGGCTCGTTCGAGACGCCGGCCGCGTACATCCCCGGCACGCCCTACGCCGCGCCCGGCCAGCCCCAGCCGGTGTACGCACCGCCCGGCTACCCGCAGCAGCCGTACCCGCAGTATCCGTCGTACGTGACGCCGCCGCAGTACCCGCAGCCGTACGGGACCTCGGCCCGCGGGCAGGACAACGCGCTGGCGATCGGCGCGCTGGTCTGCTCGATCCTCGGCTTCTGTTCCTTCGTCACGGCGATCGCCGGGCTGGTCATGGGCCACATCGCGCTGAGCAAGACGAACCGCGGCGAAGCGGGCGGCCGCGGCTTGGCCACGGCCGCCGTGATCGTCGGCTACGTCGTCATCGCGCTCTGGGTCGGGTTCTTGACCACCTTCATCATCCTGGGCGCGAACGGGCAGCTGACCTAG
- a CDS encoding slipin family protein: MVVEILSAVVVAGGAWLAASVRVVKQYERGLVFRFGRVRAKVREPGLALLVPFADRIQKVNMQIITMPIPAQDGITRDNVTVRVDAVVYFKVIDPVVAAVNVQDYRSAVGQVAQTSLRSIIGKSDLDDLLSNRERLNEGLELMIDSPALDWGIHIDRVEIKDVALPEAMKRSMSRQAEAERERRARVISADGELQASHKLAQAAATMADTPSALQLRLLETVVQVSAEKNSTLVLPFPVELLRFLDAQTPKPAPPEPPAEAKPEVNGHATPAPRSPGDAVLPD, from the coding sequence ATGGTGGTGGAGATCCTCAGCGCCGTCGTCGTCGCGGGCGGAGCCTGGCTCGCGGCCAGTGTGCGCGTCGTGAAGCAGTACGAACGCGGGCTCGTCTTCCGGTTCGGCCGGGTGCGGGCGAAGGTGCGGGAACCGGGACTGGCGTTGCTGGTGCCGTTCGCGGACCGGATCCAGAAGGTCAACATGCAGATCATCACCATGCCGATCCCGGCCCAGGACGGCATCACCCGCGACAACGTCACCGTCCGGGTCGACGCGGTCGTCTACTTCAAGGTCATCGACCCGGTCGTCGCGGCGGTCAACGTGCAGGACTACCGGTCGGCGGTCGGCCAGGTCGCGCAGACGTCGCTGCGCTCGATCATCGGCAAGAGCGACCTCGACGACCTGCTCTCCAACCGCGAGCGGCTCAACGAGGGCCTGGAGCTGATGATCGACAGCCCCGCGCTGGACTGGGGCATCCACATCGACCGCGTCGAGATCAAGGACGTCGCGCTGCCGGAGGCGATGAAGCGCTCGATGTCGCGGCAGGCCGAGGCGGAGCGGGAACGGCGAGCGCGCGTCATCTCCGCCGACGGCGAGCTGCAGGCGTCGCACAAGCTCGCGCAGGCCGCGGCGACGATGGCAGATACCCCTTCGGCGTTGCAGCTGCGGTTGCTGGAAACCGTCGTGCAGGTGTCGGCGGAGAAGAACTCGACGCTGGTGCTGCCGTTCCCGGTGGAGCTGCTGCGGTTCCTCGACGCCCAGACGCCGAAGCCCGCGCCGCCGGAACCGCCGGCCGAGGCGAAGCCGGAGGTGAACGGCCACGCGACCCCGGCGCCGCGCAGCCCGGGCGACGCGGTGCTGCCGGACTAG
- a CDS encoding aminoglycoside phosphotransferase family protein translates to MTELRVPPLFAARAPRVLGPDAVPWLADLPRLAARYAREWGLTFEGEAMHGYVGLAQPARLPDGTPVVLKLGWRDEESADEPLALSTWAGRGAVLLLDSAPEDGVLLLERLDAGRTLDDLPLREAIPLIGELARRLAVPAPSSMRRRLSDEAARLAEELPRRWAELGEPIEKRLVDDAVAICRELGPDAGELLVNEDLHFENVLAGTREPWLVIDPKPLAGDLEWGVIPLFWNRFTESTLDERFALIVASHELDASKARAWTLVRAVQNWIWMVEELTETGEDSDDPAFVTVAEIAPWAASR, encoded by the coding sequence GTGACCGAGCTTCGCGTGCCCCCGCTGTTCGCCGCCCGCGCGCCCCGGGTCCTCGGCCCCGACGCCGTCCCGTGGCTGGCGGACCTGCCCCGGCTCGCCGCCCGGTACGCGCGCGAGTGGGGCCTGACGTTCGAGGGCGAGGCGATGCACGGCTACGTCGGCCTGGCGCAGCCCGCGCGGCTGCCCGACGGCACGCCGGTGGTGCTGAAGCTCGGCTGGCGCGACGAAGAGTCGGCCGACGAGCCGCTCGCACTGTCCACATGGGCCGGTCGGGGCGCGGTGCTGCTGCTGGACTCCGCGCCGGAGGACGGCGTCCTGCTGCTCGAACGGCTCGACGCCGGCCGGACCCTCGACGACCTCCCGCTGCGCGAAGCGATACCCCTGATCGGCGAGCTGGCCCGGCGGCTCGCCGTCCCCGCGCCGTCGTCGATGCGGCGGCGGCTGAGCGACGAAGCCGCCCGCCTCGCCGAGGAGCTCCCCCGCCGGTGGGCCGAGCTCGGCGAGCCGATCGAGAAACGGCTGGTCGACGACGCCGTCGCGATCTGCCGCGAACTCGGGCCGGACGCGGGTGAGCTGCTCGTGAACGAGGACCTGCACTTCGAGAACGTCCTCGCGGGCACGCGCGAGCCGTGGCTGGTCATCGACCCCAAGCCGCTGGCGGGCGACCTCGAGTGGGGCGTGATCCCGTTGTTCTGGAACCGCTTCACCGAGTCCACACTGGACGAACGGTTCGCGCTGATCGTCGCTTCGCACGAGCTGGACGCTTCGAAGGCGCGCGCCTGGACGCTCGTGCGAGCCGTGCAGAACTGGATCTGGATGGTCGAGGAGCTCACCGAGACCGGTGAGGACAGCGACGACCCGGCCTTCGTCACAGTGGCGGAAATCGCCCCCTGGGCGGCCAGCCGATAG
- a CDS encoding magnesium transporter MgtE N-terminal domain-containing protein — MAAVNRVFAAQLSGLPVFGPDGESIGRVRDLVAGLRLDAQPPRILGLVVELSTRRRVFVPMLRVTAIEPTAVTLATGSVNMRQFVQRPNEVLVLGQLLDAHAALTASGTRITVVDAGMEPTRTRDWVLAKLAIRERRVGLGRRRSAMQVLPWSEVAGLGLADLGAQPQGAGQLLMLFDTMRPADIAATVRDLPLKRRHEVADAMDDERLADVIEELPDDDQKELLAYLAEERAADVLEAMNPDDAADLLAELAPADQSRLLELMEPEESAPVKRLLEYSSDTAGGLMTPEPVVLTPDTTIAEALAHIRNADLPPALASMVFVCRPPTATPTGRYVGVVHFQRLLREPPAELVASAVDTGLPPLKPGASLAEVTRYFAAYNLTCGPVIDAEDHLIGAVTVDDVLDHLLPEDWRETGLHDTLEEDRA, encoded by the coding sequence ATGGCCGCGGTCAACAGGGTTTTCGCAGCTCAGCTGTCCGGTCTGCCGGTATTCGGGCCGGACGGCGAGTCGATCGGCCGGGTCCGCGACCTGGTGGCGGGGCTGCGGCTGGACGCGCAGCCGCCGCGGATCCTCGGCCTGGTCGTCGAGCTGAGCACGCGGCGGCGCGTCTTCGTGCCGATGCTGCGGGTCACCGCGATCGAGCCGACCGCCGTGACGCTCGCCACCGGCTCGGTCAACATGCGCCAGTTCGTCCAGCGGCCCAACGAGGTCCTGGTGCTCGGCCAGCTGCTCGACGCGCACGCCGCCCTGACCGCGTCCGGCACCCGGATCACCGTCGTCGACGCCGGGATGGAGCCGACCCGCACCCGTGACTGGGTGCTGGCCAAGCTGGCCATCCGGGAACGGCGGGTGGGACTGGGCCGCCGCCGCTCCGCGATGCAGGTGCTGCCGTGGTCGGAGGTCGCCGGGCTGGGCCTCGCCGACCTCGGGGCGCAGCCCCAGGGCGCCGGCCAGCTGCTCATGCTGTTCGACACCATGCGCCCGGCCGACATCGCCGCGACCGTGCGCGACCTGCCGCTCAAGCGGCGCCACGAGGTCGCCGACGCGATGGACGACGAGCGCCTCGCCGACGTCATCGAGGAACTGCCGGACGACGACCAGAAGGAGCTGCTGGCCTACCTGGCCGAGGAGCGCGCGGCCGACGTCCTGGAGGCGATGAACCCCGACGACGCGGCCGACCTGCTGGCCGAGCTCGCCCCGGCCGACCAGAGCCGGCTGCTGGAACTGATGGAGCCGGAGGAGTCCGCGCCGGTCAAGCGGCTGCTGGAGTACTCGTCCGACACCGCGGGCGGCTTGATGACGCCGGAGCCGGTGGTGCTGACCCCGGACACGACGATCGCCGAAGCGCTGGCCCACATCCGCAACGCCGACCTGCCACCGGCGCTGGCCAGCATGGTGTTCGTCTGCCGCCCGCCGACCGCGACGCCGACCGGGCGGTACGTCGGCGTCGTCCACTTCCAGCGGCTCCTGCGCGAGCCGCCGGCGGAGCTCGTGGCCAGCGCCGTGGACACCGGGCTGCCGCCGCTGAAACCGGGCGCGTCGCTGGCCGAGGTCACGCGGTACTTCGCGGCCTACAACCTGACCTGCGGGCCGGTCATCGACGCCGAGGACCACCTGATCGGCGCGGTGACCGTCGACGACGTCCTCGACCACCTGCTGCCGGAAGACTGGCGCGAGACCGGCCTGCACGACACGTTGGAGGAAGACCGTGCCTGA
- a CDS encoding DUF1003 domain-containing protein: MPELTPGRRLDQPRGQNRFRLNIDPDTFGRLSERLARFLGTGKYLFWQTLIVIVWVVLNITAVSLQWDPYPFILLNLAFSTQAAYAAPLILLAQNRQDDRDRVSLEEDRNRATQTKADTEYLARELAALRLAIGEVATRDYLRSELDRLREDLDVQPRKAKPSRTPTSS; the protein is encoded by the coding sequence GTGCCTGAGCTGACTCCGGGACGGCGGCTCGACCAGCCCCGCGGCCAGAACCGGTTCAGGCTGAACATCGACCCGGACACCTTCGGCCGGCTGTCCGAACGGCTGGCGCGGTTCCTCGGCACCGGCAAGTACCTGTTCTGGCAGACGCTGATCGTGATCGTCTGGGTCGTGCTGAACATCACGGCGGTGTCGCTCCAGTGGGACCCGTACCCGTTCATCCTGCTCAACCTGGCGTTTTCGACGCAGGCGGCGTACGCGGCACCGCTGATCCTGCTCGCGCAGAACCGCCAGGACGACCGCGACCGCGTCTCCCTCGAGGAGGACCGGAACCGGGCGACCCAGACGAAAGCCGACACGGAGTACCTGGCCAGGGAGCTGGCGGCGCTGCGCCTCGCGATCGGCGAGGTGGCGACACGGGACTACCTGCGCAGCGAGCTGGACCGGCTGCGGGAGGACCTCGACGTCCAGCCCAGGAAGGCCAAGCCGAGCCGCACTCCTACCAGCTCGTAA
- a CDS encoding P-loop NTPase, with the protein MTSTQQLPSVDDVRSALKSVQDPEIRKPITDLGMVKDVVVGDDGVVTVGIYLTVAGCPLKATLTNDTKEAVSKLPGVVDVRVELDVMSDEQRSELRKSLRGDAAEPVIPFAQPGSMTRVYCVASGKGGVGKSSVTVNLAAAMAARGLSVGVVDADIYGHSIPRMLGAREKPTKVDTMIMPPQSHGVKVISIGMFTPGNTPVVWRGPMLHRALQQFLADVFWGDLDILLLDLPPGTGDIAISVAQLIPNAEILVVTTPQQAAAEVAERAGAIALQTRQRVAGVIENMSWLEQADGSRLEIFGAGGGQRVADSLTKSIGSEVPLLGQVPMDPRVVAQGDAGTPIVLSEPEAPASVVLSDVAKKLSVRARGLAGMMLNVTPAGR; encoded by the coding sequence GTGACCAGTACTCAGCAGCTCCCCAGCGTCGACGACGTCCGCAGCGCGCTGAAGAGCGTGCAAGACCCGGAGATCCGGAAACCCATCACGGACCTGGGGATGGTCAAGGACGTGGTCGTCGGCGACGACGGCGTCGTGACGGTCGGGATCTACCTGACGGTCGCGGGCTGCCCGCTGAAGGCGACGCTGACCAACGACACGAAGGAAGCCGTCTCGAAGCTCCCCGGCGTCGTCGACGTGCGCGTCGAGCTGGACGTCATGAGCGACGAGCAGCGCTCCGAGCTGCGGAAGTCGCTGCGCGGGGACGCGGCCGAGCCGGTGATCCCGTTCGCGCAGCCGGGCTCGATGACCCGCGTGTACTGCGTGGCCTCGGGCAAGGGCGGCGTCGGCAAGTCGTCGGTCACGGTGAACCTGGCCGCGGCGATGGCCGCGCGCGGGCTGTCGGTCGGCGTCGTGGACGCGGACATCTACGGCCACTCGATCCCCCGCATGCTGGGCGCGCGCGAGAAGCCGACCAAGGTCGACACGATGATCATGCCGCCGCAGTCCCACGGCGTGAAGGTGATCTCGATCGGCATGTTCACCCCGGGCAACACGCCAGTGGTGTGGCGCGGGCCGATGCTGCACCGCGCGCTGCAGCAGTTCCTGGCCGACGTATTCTGGGGCGACCTGGACATCCTGCTGCTGGACCTGCCGCCGGGCACCGGCGACATCGCGATCTCGGTGGCCCAGCTGATCCCGAACGCGGAGATCCTGGTGGTCACCACCCCCCAGCAGGCGGCGGCCGAGGTGGCCGAGCGCGCGGGCGCGATCGCGCTGCAGACGCGCCAGCGCGTGGCGGGCGTCATCGAGAACATGTCGTGGCTGGAGCAGGCCGACGGCTCCCGGCTCGAGATCTTCGGTGCCGGCGGCGGCCAGAGGGTGGCCGATTCGCTGACGAAGTCGATCGGCTCCGAGGTCCCGCTGCTCGGCCAGGTCCCGATGGACCCGCGCGTGGTCGCCCAGGGCGATGCGGGCACGCCGATCGTGCTGTCGGAGCCGGAAGCGCCCGCGTCGGTGGTGCTGAGCGACGTCGCGAAGAAGCTCTCGGTCCGGGCCCGCGGCCTGGCCGGGATGATGCTGAACGTGACCCCGGCGGGCCGCTGA
- the tatB gene encoding Sec-independent protein translocase protein TatB: MFDSVGWGEILVLIIAGLFILGPERLPEAASWLAKSVKKVRDFATGAREQLREEMGPEFDQLRKPLEDLRGLRNFDPKRVVTQHLFDGDADPLGLKGITNGGNGTNGTNGTTVSQPQAAPEPLKPGERPPIDPDAT; this comes from the coding sequence GTGTTCGACAGCGTCGGGTGGGGCGAAATCCTCGTCCTCATCATCGCCGGTCTCTTCATCCTCGGCCCGGAACGCCTCCCCGAGGCGGCTTCCTGGCTGGCGAAGAGCGTGAAGAAGGTCCGCGACTTCGCGACCGGTGCCCGTGAGCAGCTGCGCGAGGAGATGGGCCCGGAGTTCGACCAGCTCCGCAAGCCCCTCGAGGACTTGCGCGGCCTGCGCAACTTCGACCCCAAGCGCGTGGTGACGCAGCACCTGTTCGACGGAGACGCGGACCCGCTGGGCCTCAAGGGCATCACGAACGGCGGCAACGGCACGAACGGGACCAACGGCACGACGGTCAGCCAGCCCCAGGCGGCGCCGGAACCGCTCAAGCCGGGGGAGCGCCCGCCGATCGACCCGGACGCCACGTAG
- a CDS encoding trypsin-like peptidase domain-containing protein: MMTEPNVNPEQPGARDADRLGPRPLARPAVDPAQAAVFGRPQGVDGAFDKLYTPKQANGVNLAPPAPESLAEAFRRPPGAEGVLLERPREATGDPKEADPPLWNSTSDPWRDPGAGAVLAGPAMPAEDEEKPAKRPPGALLSLPEVLFGRRVQPKALALLGVVALLIGAVGGFVGWWVGDTGTELTGSATISEAEAAKERPAGSVAEIAKRVAPAVVSLEVFKPGAESGEQGSGVMIDPQGYILTNEHVISSAAADPGVKVTAIFVDGTRTEAKLVGADQKTDLAVVKVNVTNPTVLQIGKSADLQVGDTVMAIGSPLALQNSVTAGIVSALNRPITAGGDSGAPPVTYEAIQTDAAINHGNSGGALVDATGALVGINSSIRSSSADGGSIGIGFAIPSDYAIKIAKSLIKDGKVRHADIGINASSTVAGSSTMGAQVKNVAPGGPAANAGIKEGDVITKIGNRLVRDSAELTVAVRAHDVGEVVPVSLARDGASFVVDVTLASD, from the coding sequence ATGATGACCGAGCCGAACGTGAATCCCGAGCAGCCCGGCGCGCGTGATGCCGACCGGCTGGGTCCGCGGCCGCTCGCGCGGCCCGCTGTCGATCCCGCCCAGGCCGCCGTGTTCGGGCGGCCGCAGGGCGTCGACGGGGCGTTCGACAAGCTCTACACCCCGAAGCAGGCCAACGGCGTCAACCTCGCGCCGCCCGCGCCCGAGTCGCTCGCCGAGGCTTTCCGGCGGCCGCCCGGGGCCGAGGGCGTGCTGCTCGAACGGCCGCGCGAGGCCACCGGCGATCCGAAGGAAGCCGACCCGCCGCTGTGGAACAGCACCAGTGATCCGTGGCGTGATCCGGGGGCCGGGGCCGTGCTGGCCGGGCCCGCGATGCCCGCCGAGGACGAGGAAAAGCCCGCCAAGCGGCCGCCGGGAGCGTTGCTCAGCCTGCCCGAGGTGCTGTTCGGGCGCCGGGTGCAGCCGAAGGCGCTCGCGCTGCTGGGAGTCGTCGCGCTGCTCATCGGCGCGGTCGGCGGCTTCGTCGGCTGGTGGGTCGGCGACACCGGCACCGAGCTCACCGGGTCCGCCACGATCTCCGAAGCCGAGGCCGCCAAGGAACGCCCGGCCGGGTCGGTCGCCGAGATCGCCAAGCGCGTCGCGCCCGCCGTCGTCTCGCTCGAAGTCTTCAAGCCCGGCGCCGAGTCCGGTGAGCAGGGCTCCGGCGTGATGATCGACCCGCAGGGCTACATCCTCACCAACGAGCACGTCATCTCCTCCGCCGCCGCGGACCCGGGCGTCAAGGTCACCGCGATCTTCGTCGACGGCACCCGCACCGAGGCCAAGCTCGTCGGCGCCGACCAGAAGACCGACCTCGCCGTCGTGAAGGTGAACGTCACCAACCCGACCGTGCTGCAGATCGGCAAGTCCGCAGACCTGCAGGTCGGCGACACCGTGATGGCGATCGGCTCGCCGCTGGCGCTGCAGAACTCCGTCACCGCGGGCATCGTCAGCGCGCTGAACCGGCCGATCACCGCGGGCGGCGACAGCGGTGCCCCGCCGGTCACCTACGAGGCCATCCAGACCGACGCCGCGATCAACCACGGCAACTCGGGCGGCGCGCTCGTCGACGCCACCGGCGCGCTGGTCGGCATCAACTCGTCGATCCGCTCGTCCAGCGCGGACGGCGGCAGCATCGGCATCGGCTTCGCCATCCCGAGCGACTACGCCATCAAGATCGCGAAGTCGCTGATCAAGGACGGCAAGGTCCGGCACGCGGACATCGGCATCAACGCGTCGTCGACGGTCGCCGGCTCGTCCACCATGGGCGCCCAGGTGAAGAACGTCGCCCCCGGCGGCCCGGCCGCGAACGCGGGCATCAAGGAGGGCGACGTGATCACGAAGATCGGCAACCGGCTGGTGCGCGACTCCGCGGAACTGACGGTCGCGGTCCGCGCGCACGACGTCGGCGAAGTGGTCCCGGTTTCACTGGCCCGCGACGGCGCGAGCTTCGTCGTGGACGTAACCCTGGCTTCCGACTGA
- a CDS encoding anti-sigma factor family protein codes for MTAPRGWGLPESHLLPDVVVAFVDGELSHGARDRAASHITRCQACAAEVRAQRQTVDTIRHAGAPSMSAGFLASLQSIPQHTELPGTPDNLAITADGQLVAVQRPDRVAGLRDAGVLGGVAPLGSSAPLGQSPNVLGGGRFKRRAAQGAGVVVSGLVLSALALVGTSADGDGGPDQGGSVPQPANLLPAQLAVPPQAPRSMPATTSPAAAVPAGIR; via the coding sequence ATGACCGCACCGCGAGGCTGGGGACTCCCCGAGTCGCACCTGCTGCCGGACGTCGTCGTGGCGTTCGTCGACGGCGAGCTTTCGCACGGCGCCCGCGACCGCGCGGCGTCGCACATCACGCGCTGCCAGGCGTGCGCGGCCGAGGTCCGCGCCCAGCGGCAGACGGTCGACACGATCCGGCACGCCGGTGCCCCTTCGATGTCTGCGGGGTTCCTGGCGAGCCTGCAGTCGATCCCGCAGCACACGGAGCTGCCGGGCACCCCGGACAACCTGGCGATCACCGCCGACGGCCAGCTCGTCGCGGTCCAGCGCCCCGACCGGGTCGCGGGCCTGCGCGACGCCGGCGTGCTGGGCGGAGTGGCACCGCTGGGGTCGTCGGCCCCGCTGGGCCAGTCACCGAACGTCCTCGGCGGCGGTCGTTTCAAGCGCCGCGCCGCCCAGGGTGCCGGGGTCGTGGTGTCCGGGCTGGTGCTGAGCGCGCTGGCGCTGGTCGGCACGTCCGCGGACGGCGACGGCGGCCCCGACCAGGGCGGCAGCGTGCCCCAGCCGGCGAACCTGCTCCCGGCCCAGCTGGCGGTGCCACCGCAGGCGCCGAGGTCGATGCCGGCGACCACTTCGCCCGCCGCCGCGGTACCCGCCGGGATCCGCTGA
- the sigE gene encoding RNA polymerase sigma factor SigE: MEVPAPAMQNAVADAGAQPVTLDEAAWTPPSWDEVVREHGDRVYRLAYRLTGNTHDAEDLTQETFIRVFRSLASYKPGTFEGWLHRITTNLFLDMARRRSRVRMEGLPEDTDRIVGDDPSPEQVYSDTHLDPDLQAALDELPPEFRAAVVLCDVEGLSYEEIGATLGVKLGTVRSRIHRGRQALRASLERRRAHAPQSAKVSV; this comes from the coding sequence ATGGAGGTGCCTGCTCCCGCTATGCAGAACGCCGTTGCCGACGCCGGGGCTCAGCCGGTGACCCTGGACGAGGCGGCTTGGACGCCACCGTCCTGGGACGAGGTCGTGCGCGAACACGGCGACCGGGTCTACCGGCTCGCCTACCGCCTGACCGGCAACACCCACGACGCCGAGGACCTGACGCAGGAGACCTTCATCCGGGTCTTCCGCTCGCTGGCGTCGTACAAGCCCGGCACGTTCGAGGGCTGGCTGCACCGGATCACCACCAACCTCTTCCTGGACATGGCCCGCCGCCGCTCGCGCGTGCGGATGGAAGGCCTGCCCGAGGACACCGACCGCATCGTGGGCGATGACCCAAGCCCCGAGCAGGTCTACTCGGACACCCACCTGGACCCTGACCTGCAGGCGGCGCTCGACGAGCTGCCCCCGGAGTTCCGCGCCGCCGTGGTGCTGTGCGACGTCGAAGGCCTGTCGTACGAGGAGATCGGCGCGACGCTGGGTGTCAAGCTGGGCACCGTCCGCAGCCGGATCCACCGCGGTCGCCAGGCGCTGCGCGCGTCGCTCGAGCGACGGCGCGCTCACGCACCGCAGTCTGCGAAGGTGTCGGTATGA